TGATGTCAACGTGGTTACAGTAGTGTTTGctgggtttctccactgtaaaatttctgtttcctcctcttctttttttaaccctTTCTACGCTTCCTTTCTTTGGAAGGTTTGCCACTGGGTCCGCCGTACATTCAAAGCCTGGATTTGGAATTAACCACCTGCTGGCGGTGAGAACCAGCGTGAATTACGCGGAACTCTTCTATAAGGAAGATTTGtctagtcttatttatttatttagtcagtcATTCAATCATTATTTATACCAGTTTAGactcatagatatttattttattgggtttcaatttaattttatgttatttgttctttttcgtttttttttttttttccttttaacgtTTAGTCTTTCttgcgagacagagagacagagcatgagtgggggaggggcagagagagagggagacagaaaccggagcaggctccaggccctgagctgtcagcacagagcccgacgtggggctcgaacccacgaaccatgagatcatgacctgagccgaagttggacgctcaactgactgagccacccaggcgccccgttttttgTTCTGTGCAACTTGGTCTAGGTTTGGCCATTTGGGATCTCTTTCAGCCTGGCTCCTGGGTCTGACATCCcctcatctgtttattttttgagcatttccttactctccctccctccagaaTGCTCCAGACTAATTCTTGTATTTTCCCTGTCTTGGCCCTGGAAgcagccatttctctaaggagctCTGGGTTCTTTTATTAGAGGGTGGTGTTTAGGAGCCAAGATCTGGGGGCTGGATGTGCTTATTGCTGTGGGGGTGTCACTGCTTCTAGGCCTTCTAGAGGGCAGAACTGGgtttatttcaactttttaaaaaattaaatttcccctCTGGCCAATCATGAGATCCACTGGAGGCTCCAGACAGCTGCCCACTGGCCTTTGAGCACAGATCCCAGTCTGCAGCTCAGAGGCCTGTGCCCTTAGAGGGCTTCATATCCATCAGGGCCCTGAGGGAGACAGCCCATGAGGCCATCTCTCTCCTGTGCTCAGCCACTTCCTGTGTCCACTTCTGCTCACCAGTGGGGCCAGCGGGTGGCTGAGTTGCTTTGGGAATGGGACTCAGGCCTGGCCTCAGGTGCCATTGGGACCCAGCTCACTGTGGGATCGCAGGCTTGCTCCCTGCTGGACCCACAGTTCTCTCATTGGCAATGGCAGTAACCATAGCCCAATAACAGAGCCATAGTGGCCACCTGGTCAAGCCAGGTAAGGGTCAGGGCCCGGGAAAGGCTGACTCAGCCACCAAGCTGCCACACCCAGCGGCCTAGTGCTAACGGGAGGAAGGCCTGGTGAGACGAACCagtgccttctttcctttcccaaccccagccccacccGATGCTGCATGGCTCCCTGATGCTTAGTGGGTCGGACCCGGACCCGGCTCCCCATGGAGGCCACTTTCCTGCAGTGGCAGGGGGTCAGGACAGAGCAGGCCAGTCTTGAGACCCCAAGGCAAGCCGAGCAGCCTCAGAATTTTACTGTCCCCCAGCTCCAAGCTGAGTCAGGAGGCTGGGGTTCTGGGCCTGCCTCTACCAGTGACTTCTGCTTAGGGCACAGTAATCATGCCTCACCCTGCTTAAaatcttcagtggctccccactgcccatACCTGAAAATCCCCACTCCTGGACCTGCCTTACAAGGCCCTGCTTCGTACCCTAATGACATCGAAGTACTTGTGATTCCCCCTTGCACGACCACACGGTTTCACACCTCCAGTTTACTCTGCCTGCATTGTCCTCTCCTGCTCCACTGGCTGATTGCCACTTGTCCCAACAATCCCCGCATGTCTCAGTGCGGGAGCCACCCTCCACCAGGAcaccttcctcctctgccccagaTCGTCTCTGCTCACCTGGTCATGTCCCTGGTCACCTATATATGACACCTTCCTGAGGCTCACTGCGAACGACCTCGGGCATGCAGGGCGGCAGCGTGATATCATGGAGAAGGCTCAGGGTTTGAAATCAGGACTCTGGCTTCCCCCGAGACCCTCTGCTCCTTGCTGCTGTGTGACTTAGGGCAAGTCACTgcacatctctgagcctcagtctcctcatctgtgaaaaaaGCATCTAATTGGGATTCCTGgccctgcttccaattctggcCTCTGCCTCTGACTTGccgtgtggccttggacaagccCTGTCCCCAGGCCCAAGCTCAGttctcctcttctgtaaaacgGGGCTGCCACAAAATCTGAGTGCTGAGGTGCCAACAAGCCAAAACTCGTGGAAAGCCTCTGTAAACCTCAGAGCCCTACGTGGATGGTCGAAGTATCTATTGCAACGAGCTCTCCAGAGACGTGTGGGAGGGAGGCGGTGGCTGCTCTCATGGttctcctgcctcccagccctccAAAAGTCTAGAGATCAAAGGTGACAGAGGCCTGCTGGCGTGGAGGCCGGGCTCGGCAGGGCCAGCTCCCTGCTCCCtggccccctgcccacctcccacccacccccactcccacactTTCACGGCGTGTGCCTTGGACTCTTGTCTCTGTTTAAGCGCTCGGAGTGAACTCTCCACCCCCAGCTTCCAACACGGAAGGCCTCTCCGCCCCCACGGCTCCCCCCAAAGACTCAAAACCGAGATCAGTTTGAACCATCTGCAACTTTAttccagagcagaaataagtcgTTTCctaacaataaatataaaaaaaataataataaattaaggttcgaaaaaaaatacccaacaaaacaaaatcgTTAACACTGACAGAGTAGTGAATGCTGTCTAAAGGGGAGGGAGACCGGATGGACCGGCCCCCAGCCTGGGAATGTCTGACACAGGCCATCgtctgtccccagccctggccaggccccctgccacacacacatactctccacaaaatataaaatatatatttaaaaaaacctcaacaCAACCAAGCATCCTGCGAGGGCCCCGGGGAAGCAAGATTTGGCCCGCTGGGGCTGAGGACAGGGCCTGGGGGGCTGAGGAAGGCACCAGAGGGACAGGGGAATCACCGTGGGTCTTACGCAGCTGAGTTTGCTGGCTGTCTGAAACTCATTCGTGGGTGGGACTTGAGGTACCCTGTTCACATGGCCACAGgctacccctcccctccacctcccaagACAGCAAAGGGGAGGTCAGTTTGGAAATGTCCTGTGTGTCTGTCTGAATGCCTTGGCGGGGCTCCTGCCCCAGGGGGTGCTGGGGCCATGGGGGTGCCTGCTAAGTGCTTGGCAGTCTGTCCTTCGTAGATGAACAGGCCCCCAGCTCGGGGTCCCTGAGCGTCTCCTCAGTTTAGGCCAAGGTGTCGTCCAagaccaccaccccccccagcaGAGGCCTCAGGGTGGCATCCATATggaataactaaaaataaataaggtccCTGGTGGCCCAGTGCAGAGCAGGCCGAGAGGCCACTCCATTTCTTCAAGTATTCTTGGCCGAGGGGGTTCGAGGCCAGCTGGGGCTCAGATGGGAATCCCCACTGTGTTCACCTGGTCCTTGAGTCCCAGCAGGCTGTAGGCGATGCGTTTCTGGTGGCCGGGCAGCCGCACCCCAATCCTCTTGATGTCGCTgtgggtgaggaagggagggagttaGGGGCTGGCTGGGGAGAGGTAGGGGAGAAGAGGGGGGCACGGAGGGGGCAGAGGCCTGACGGGAGGTTCTACATCCCGAAAGCTCACTAACATCGACAAAGTTAAGAAAGCGATAGAAGCCCTGATTCTGGGAGCACCTGTGGGGCTctgccagttaagcgtccgactcttgatttcggctcaggtcttgatctcacggctggtgagttcgagccccacgtcaggctctgtgcggacagcccagagcctgcttgggattctctctctccctgcccctgccccccaaaataaataaataaataaacttaagtacCCATAAAGAACAGAAGCACCAACTCTagaagcttccccccccccaatcaaaTCTGCAAAACGATCTGTACAGCAGGTGCTCTTTacatctccattttgcagattagaaaactgagactcggagaggtgaagtcacacagctgggaggCGGAAAGAGCTGGAAATTGAACAAACCGCGAACCAGTGCCGACTCTGGGTCTGTCCTCTTCCCCAGGCAGCACTGACACCATCATCAGTTGCAGGGgtgcgggggcagggggcagggggcagggaccCTCTAGGGGTGTTACTCAAAGCTCTCCCCCCAAGGTCTCTTCCCAGCCACCGCTTTATTTCACCCCTACTCCCTCCGGGTGCCCACTGCTAACAACTGAGGAAGAACTCAGGAACCGCTCCCAGCGGGACCTCGAAGGTTAAAGTTCTGCCGGCTCCCAATGGGAGGGGCTTGCGGGTCACCAGTCAGGTGACCAGGTCGCACTGAGGCAGGCGTTTTCCCTTTAggaacctcaatttcctcacctgtaaaatgggatgagtACCTAGCCGAAGGCTGGCAACCCCAGAAACTggtggcagagagggggaaaagcGGCATGGGTGCCAGTTGGAAAGACGTGCCCAGGAGCCCacagccccctcccgcccccctttCCATGCCTCTCCATCCTCTTATAAAACCACTTATGCTCCCAGGAGCCCTGGAGCAGGATGTTTATTGCTCACTCTGGGACTTTTCTGCTCCACCACCCGCACCCACCAGCCCAAACCCATGAAAACACCCAGGTTTTTATGGGCCGTCTCCTGGCTGTAAATGAAACTAATTATATGGTGCGAGCTCCTGTTTGCAATTCCGGAGACATGACTTTCCCACAGGCTCTGGGAGACCTCGGAGAAGTgctgagcggggaagggcagaccCAGGGGCGCGGGGAGGGTGGCTCACGGACCCCCAACAGGGGCTGGCTGCTCCCACCATGGCAGCAAGGCCAGAAGTCCGACACCTGGGAGAACGTCCTGACCAAGCACCGCGGGCCATTCTGACCGAAACAGCTAAGGGTGCTGAAAACGCAGCGCTGCTTTCCCCACACCTATAGGTCTCAAAGTGTGCTCCCAGGGAAGCACTTGGATCACCCGGGAAGGAGGCACTTACTAAAAAGGCAGGATCCCGAGCCTAACTCCAGACTCACCGACCTTGAAGTTCtccaggtggggcagggagtCTACATTTTATCGAGTCCCAAAGACCCTGACGTATGGTTTAAGAATCAGGGGGTTATGTGAGCACTCGGCCTAGTCCTCTGGGCTCCAGGACaggcctggtacacagtaggtccTCAAGGAGTacctactgaatgaatgaatggctgctTTGGGGGACACGGAGCCAGTTCCCCGGGCCGCCCTGAGCCCCTCTCCCTAATCGGTGTAGTTAATCTGACAGGGTGGGAGCGGAGGTTGTTCCCGAGACCCACCTGGGAACAAAAACCCTGGGCTGGGAGGCAAGAGGCCAAATTCTAGTCCCAGACTTCATCAAAGCCTTGAGCAGGTCCTGTCCtgtctttgggtctcagtttctttatatgtaaaatgggaagCTTCGGTGAGACGCTCCTGAGCCACCCACCCCAGCTCCGTCCTCTTTCAACACAAAAGAGACCCCGATACCTTCCCTGCCTCATTTGCTAACCAGAGACACAAAAGATGAGAATCACAGACCCGCTGATGCCTGTGGCCTTTGTAGACCATCCCAAGCCTGTTCCCGCCtcagcctcagtctccctcttgCCATTCCCATCGACTCTCATCATGGGGGTAGGGAGACACGTGACGGGGGCTACCTCTCCTCTGAGGTCTCTCAAGGCCAACCCCGGTCCTGGGAAATTCAAAGGCCACACCTCCcctgcctactgtgtgctggcCTGGCCACAAAGAGTGAGAGAGGGCTCCTGGAGCCTCGCATGTGAATGATCCGTGGCCTCAGCAAACAGTCCGTCGGCACAAGCCCACGCTGAGGGCACGAAGAGACCATAAGCCCCATCAGCCTGTGCCTCCGTCACAGAAAGCTGCATTGTGTCACCCCAGACACGGGACAGGGCGTTTTCCTGGGGCACAACGTCCCCTACTTCCTTAGTTCCTCAAAAGACGTGTAGAACCACTAGTCTAGCTAGACCCTCGAGCAACTCCAAAATAGTGTGGTGGATGCTCGATCTGAGAAAAGGTGGCCGTCGTGGGACCGCAGGAGAACAAGCAGCCAGCTCCTTGGGAGGGACCAGAGTGGGGTAGGGAAGGGACCCTGGAGCCTAAACCCCGACCCCATCGGGGAAAGTGCTGAGTTCTGAGACCAGCTCACTGCCTCCCACCGGGACTCACGGCATGTGTAGACACAACCCTCAGGGTAAAAAAGTGCTCTAAGATccccattcatttcatttatttgaaatcaaGAAGGAGGCAGTGGTGGTGAGTCACACAGGCCCGAGCTCTGAGCACCACCGAgctggtgggaggaggagggagcatgGAATGACTTCCTGCCTTTATTCAGGCCTTTCAAAAcacagcacacatgcacacacacacacatacacacagcctcCCTCCATCCAAGATAGCCCTGTCCCTGCTCGTGGGAAAGGAATTGGCCAAGGAGCACCCCGGGCTATTTCGGGAAGCTTCTAAGAACATGTGTTTCCTGTAAGCACTTCACCTTGCCCTCAGCTCTGCTCACCCACAAGAGAATCTGTGCTGTCCCTGGTGGGAGCCCCTGGAGGGGCAAAGGGGCTGTTCCAGGAGGGGGCCCAGGAACCCTGGCATTTGCCCACAGGCTTCAGGCGGAAAgcgagggggtggaggagagaggagagtgatgTGGATTAAGCCCCTACGGGGTGCCATGTGCTGTCACCTGAACTGCACCCATGCAATCTGtacagcagggaaatgcaaaccaaggCCCAAAGATGGACCCTAATTTGACCAAGGTCCCCTGCGAGGCAGCGGCAGATGTGGGGCCTGAAGCCAAAGTGTGACTGCACAGCCCGAGCTTGGGACACTGCCGCTGGCTGGCAACAAAAATCTCCTGGGACCCGTCTCCTCTCTCCTCGTCTCCAGGCCTCCCCCCGGccagctctgtccctgtctgATTCCCCGTCCCCTGGGATGGGCCGTGGCCTGGTTGAAGAAGCTTTGACCAGCCATCAGAAGCCCAGCTGAGCGGTCTTCAAAGCCCCTGGAGAATATTCCTGCTCAGGCCCAGATCCCAGAACTTCTGTGACCCCGAACTGTGGGAGGCCCAGATTGACCCCTCCGTGTGATTCCCAAAacctcccagccccagggcccaTTCCGGCCCTGACCTTGGACCCTCTATGAGCTGGGCTATTGGGACCTAATGCTATTTTTGGAGTCACAAAAGGCTAAGAGGATAATATCTTCTCCCCGCCGGGGCAGGAAGAGGTGTCCGAGCCAAGGCCATGCCGGGAAAGTTCCCCGATGTTGGAGGGGAAAGCAGAGCTCCCACAGGGCGGCCTGACCCAGGGCTGTGCCCTGAGCCAGGGCCGGGGCAACTGGCACTTCTTGTCAAGCTGGACTGCAGGCCCAGAGTCAACCACCTGGGGAGACGTGAAGTCCAAGGGCTCTGCCCGTTTCTTTTCGGCATCCTGGGCAGGAATGCTGCCCCtacctggctgtgtgaccttaggcaagctaCATAACCTGGCAGCCTCGGTTTCTGCACCTGCTAAATGGGGGAAGTAGTAACATCTACTCACAAGGCAATCAGGAAATTCAAGGAGACACCAGCTGTGAAGACAAGCCTTTCTTTCCCCCAGATTCCCAGCTACAGACGGTGTGCCCTGAAGTGGGCCAcgtaacctctctgaacctcagtttctccacgaATGCCCTCTGTGGTCCCTGAGCTCTGGGCCCTCACTGGCCAGGGCTGGAATCCTGCCGCTCCCCTAGTGGCCAtgggaccctgggcaagtcactgccGTTCTCTGCACCCCCTTTTCTCACGTGTCTGGCGGGAACATTGACAAGACCCACCTGCCGAGCTAGCATGCACACGGATTCAAAGTGCTCAGGCTCACAGCTGGCGCATAGTCAGCCCTCGATAAACACTGCTCTTATTAcaattactattattttcccattctggaaaaaaaagatgcaggaAGACGGagcggggggcgcggggggggggtgtgggtggcCAGGAACGAGTGCCCAGAACTGCTGGCTGCCGGCCTGGTTCTGCCCTTCCTGTGAAGCCTCTCTCCccccaagagagaaagagagagtaagggggagcggcggggaggtggggagaagggtgggggggggggccagacTCACTCATTGGTCATCTGCACCACCTTCTCGATGGCGGTGTAGCCGGCCGCCAGGAAGTGCTCTGTGTACTGCTGCATCTTGATGGATTCGAGCCACTCGGACACCGTGCGAAAGGGCACGCCCTCTGAGCCACTGGTGCTGGGCAGCCGGATAGACACGCTGCAACAGGAAGCACCCACCTGCCAGTGAGGGACTGCTCCCTAAACCTGGGCAATTCGCCCAGCtgccccgtgcctcagtttcctcacctgggcAACAGGGAAGCCAGATCAGGCAGGGTTCAGGGAGACAGGCTGGCGCGGCGCGAGCCCTCAGCGTTCACGGCTCCTGCTGCCCCCCTCTACCCCCGCTGGCAACGCCACCACCAATAaccacaaaataatgaaatgttaagATTCAGGTTCCTGGGGGCACAGCCCCAGCCTGGCCACCTGCCAGCACATAAAACACTTAATCGCcctgtctcagcttcctcatcaaCAAAAGGCGGATAATTACAGGACCCATCTCATCGGTTGTTTGAATGAGTTAAAACATGTTCGGCACGGCGCACGCTGCCCAACACATTTCCCATATATGTCGATGGCGTCCATTCGCATTACCTGAGCCCCTGTCCGGTGTAAGTAAAGCCCCCGTGTAAGTGCCGAGCCCCCTGTCCGCTAGCCCTGGCCGGCCGCTGCACTGAAGCGGCTCAGGAGTCAAAAGTAGGGGCCGCCATGCACGGAGGATATGCAACTAACCGGGGGTCAAAGTCAGCCAGGGTCTTGAGGGAGTCGGGAGCTCGGATGAGCTTGTCGAGGATGCTGACGATGTCGGCGAACTTGGGGCGGCGGGCGCGTTCCTGCTGCCAGCACTGCATCATGAGCTGGTAGATGGCGGAGGGGCAgtccatgggggtggggagccggAAGCCTTCGTTGATGGCCTTCATCACCTGGGAAGGCAGGATGGTCAGGCGTGCCTTCACAGGTGCCAGATCTGGGCAGGGTCCCCGAGAAGGCCCCGTACATGCAGGTGGGCAGAGTAGGGAAGGGGAGCCCCAGAAACAGAGGGGATGGGCCTCCTTTCTTGACTCAGACCACAACTTTCAGAGGTACAGAGGGCTAGTGCTAAGGGTCTGTCTCCAGAGCTGCACGGAGGAAGGGGCTCCTGACCCTGCACCCTCCAGGGCGCCCCAGGCTGAAGCCAGCCTCCCTCCAGTCTCGGGACATCTATAGGAGACACTCCTTCAGCTAGGAGCTAGACACGCCTCCTCCCCCTTCCGTGTCTCAGCCTCCAGGCTGCGTGAGGCACCAgtcatgtgcacgcacacacacacaaacacctatATCACATGCACACGCGGGTGCACACACGCAGGAACGcagacaccctcccccccacccctccatcggCTTGTTTCCTCGTCCTTCCACTGACTATAATCAGGGACTGGGCCTGGAGCCCAGCACAAGGCCTGACACATACTAGgccctcaataaacatttactgaatgcacCAGACGAAGATTAGCCCCCAAAATTCTTCTCTGCCCAGCCGCTGGAGTTCAGAAACAGGCAAAGGGTTTCAGTTCGGCTCAGGAGAGGGCGGGCAGGGCGAGGGGGCCTACCTCATGGTTTGACAGCTCCCAGTAGGGCCGCTCGCCGTAGGTCATCACCTCCCACATGACGATGCCATAGCTCCACACGTCGCTGGCCGAGGTGAACTTGCGGTACGAAATGGCCTCCGGGGCCGTCCAGCGGATGGGAATCTTGCCACCCTGTGGGAGACCCAGGCCCGGTCACTACTGCCCCTCTGGCCAGCCCCAGGACTCTGGCAGCCAGGCCAGATTTAGTCAGGGCCCCTCCTCCACGCTCCCTAGAGTGTTCTCGCCTCCTGAGGGCTGTGCCCAGGTGCCCAGAGTGAAGGCTGCTTCGCCCTCGAGCCCTTCATCCCCGGGGACGACAGCGGCCCCAGCACTTACGCTGGTGGTGTAGGTGGCCTCGGGGTCATCTTCCAGCACACGGGAcaggccaaagtcggacaccttgCACACCAGGTTGCTGTTGACGAGGATGTTGCGGGCGGCCAGGTCGCGGTGGACGTAGTTCATGTTGGCGAGGTACTTCATGCCAGCCGCGATGCCCCGCAGCATACCCACCAGCTGCAGCACGCTGAACTCGCCGTCCTTCTCCTGCCAGGGGACAGGCCCTCAGCCACCAGCCGAGCCCCCCGGGGCACCCCGGGCACACCAGCCCTGGACCCCCCACCTACCCCGACCCACATCCTCACCCGAAGGAACTTGTCCAGGGCCCCGTTCTCCATGTATTCAGTGATGATCATCATAGGCTTATCTGCAGAGGGTGGACACAGGTTTGAGGGGGTGGCCAGAGTCGTGGACAGGGGGCaccgctgggggtgggggtgggcacagCTACAGACCGAGCCCCTGTTTGGTAGCAGCCCCTTTCCACCCCTGCCATGGGTGGTCCGGccccggggcggtggggggggggggttcccgtCTCCAGCCTGGGGCCAGCCCTCACATTTGGAGACGACACCCTCCAGGCGGATGATGTTGTGGTGGCTGAACTGGCCCATGATGCTGGCCTCGCTCAGGAAGTCCACCCGCTGCTTCTCTGTGTAGCCGGCTTTCAGCGTCTTGATGGCCACGGGCACCTCCTTCTTCCCCGACGCCTTCAGTGTCCCCTTGTACACCTCCCCAAACTCCCCTGAAGGAAGACAAGGTGGGAGGAGCACCCCGTCAGCCCGGGGAATCGGGCGCTCCCAACCGGGTCCCAGGCCCCTCTGCTGGGGCGCCGCACTCACCTGCTCCGATCACCTTCTGCCGCGTGACACAGGATGGATGGATCTCAGTGGTGAACTTGAGCACAGCCTGGTTGGGGTCCTCGTATGTGTGGGGGTCCACGTACGTCTTTAGGGGCTTTAGTTGTTCTGGAAGGGAGCAGGAGGGGCGGGGTCACAGTTTGGGGAGGGGTCACCCAAGTGGAAGGGGAGGAGGCCAGGTGACCACCGAGCTCCTGGCCCCGCCCCTTTGAGCCGCCCACTGCAGAGCCCTGGTTGCAAGGCTGTCCCCTATCTCCACCACAGAGCTCGGGGATGGCGGGGCGGGGCATGGAGGGGTGCTGCCTCTCACCTGACTTGGAGAAGTAAACGTCCTCAGAGGACTGGCGGGTCCGCAGGCTCTTCCTCCTGAGAGAACCCCCCCGGAGAACCAAACACACAGGGAGGTCAGCGACCTGCTCTGGCCAGGAGCCTCCTGCTCCCCTCTGGGCGCTTGGTGAGCTCAGCACTCCGCTCAGCAGGCAGAGGGTGCAGGGAAGGCAGCGGGAGAGGCGGGGAGGAAATGAGCAAGCAAGCAGGGCTCGCTCCTTGGGATCTACGCCCCATAATGGCCCCTTAAGTGGCCATAATGAGGGCTTTCCTCATTAGAGCTCCCAGAGCTTCCTGCCTGCGTGTCCAGAGGAAGTGTGGACACACCGTTACTACCAAGAGCAAAGATAACGACCGCCACGTCCTGAGCTCCTGCGgcgtgccaggcgctgtgctgggcCCTTTACGGCTGGCTGCCTCTTCACAGCCCCCGGGAGGCAGGGATTAGATTACCATCAGCCCCATTTTCCAgacaggaaactgaggttccCGGCCCCCTCTGCGTCCCACCTCAGCCCTTGGGAAGCCCGGGCGGGGCTCCAACTAACCTGCGATGGATGAAGACGCCGATTCCTGCTAGCACCAGAAGCAAGATAACGCCAACGACCACACCACCGATCACCGCCATGTTGCCAGATCCTTCCGTGGCTGTCAGGGAAAACCAGCTGATGTCAAGGGAGTCCCCCACGCTCCAAATCACGGCAATGCCGTGGATTTGGATTTGCACCCAAAGGCCACTTGAGGGACCCGAGACATGTGCTGGATGCTTTTACTTGTGACGGTGCATGAGaatatttattcccatttcacagatggggaaaacaGTAAGTTTTCCAGGTGTGTGGGACTCTCTCGGTGACACGGGATTTGAACCGAGTCTGCCAATGCCGGACCCCACGTCCCTCCTTCTCACAATACTGCCCTGAATGCACGTCCTCggtcccccgcccccagccctcagTTCCGCCCCTTCCCCAGACTTGGGGCTGACCCCCACACAGGGCTATCCCAGGCCCAGGCTGACCAGGAGGGGGgcatttctgagttctctgatCCGTTTCCTCCTCCCAGATGTCCCACCTGTTCTGTTTCAGGGCCCACGTTCCCGGTACCCAACTCACACAACGTCTGGAACTCATGAATCTTGCTGCCGGCCCCCTGGCCTTCCTGCGTCAGCGCCTGCACCTGGACCAGGTAGGTGGTATCCGGAGCCAGGTCGTCCAGGGTCACGGAGAAGCCCTCGGTGCGGCGCACGTTGTAGCTGTTGGAGTCCCCCTGGGGGTGGCCACGGAGAGAGGGGCCGATgatgagggcagggcaggggtatTAGCCCGCCAGAGACCACTCCCAGCCCAGCCTAGCAAGGAGGCTCACTTTCTCTAGCACACTCGACACTCttcttgcagatgaggaaaccgaggctcagagaaa
This Lynx canadensis isolate LIC74 chromosome C1, mLynCan4.pri.v2, whole genome shotgun sequence DNA region includes the following protein-coding sequences:
- the EPHA2 gene encoding ephrin type-A receptor 2 is translated as MERLAPRACLALLWACVLAAAAAAQGKEVVLLDFAAAKGELGWLTHPYGKGWDLMQNIMDDMPIYMYSVCNVVAGDQDNWLRTNWVYRGEAERIFIELKFTVRDCNSFPGGASSCKETFNLYYAESDVDYGTNFQKRQFTKIDTIAPDEITVSSDFEARHVKLNVEERSVGPLSRKGFYLAFQDIGACVALLSVRVYYKKCPELLQGLARFPETIAGSDAPSLATVAGTCVDHAVVPPGGEEPRMHCAVDGEWLVPIGQCLCQEGYEKVEDACQACSPGFFKSEVSESPCLKCPVHTLLSPEGATFCECEEGYFRAPQDLPSMPCTRPPSAPHYLTAVGMGAKVELRWTPPQDSGGREDIIYSVTCEQCWPESGECGPCEASVRYSEPPHALTRTSVIVSDLEPHMNYTFAVEARNGVSGLVASRSFRTASVSINQTEPPKVKLEGRSTTSLSVSWSIPPPQQSRVWKYEVTYRKKGDSNSYNVRRTEGFSVTLDDLAPDTTYLVQVQALTQEGQGAGSKIHEFQTLSTEGSGNMAVIGGVVVGVILLLVLAGIGVFIHRRRKSLRTRQSSEDVYFSKSEQLKPLKTYVDPHTYEDPNQAVLKFTTEIHPSCVTRQKVIGAGEFGEVYKGTLKASGKKEVPVAIKTLKAGYTEKQRVDFLSEASIMGQFSHHNIIRLEGVVSKYKPMMIITEYMENGALDKFLREKDGEFSVLQLVGMLRGIAAGMKYLANMNYVHRDLAARNILVNSNLVCKVSDFGLSRVLEDDPEATYTTSGGKIPIRWTAPEAISYRKFTSASDVWSYGIVMWEVMTYGERPYWELSNHEVMKAINEGFRLPTPMDCPSAIYQLMMQCWQQERARRPKFADIVSILDKLIRAPDSLKTLADFDPRVSIRLPSTSGSEGVPFRTVSEWLESIKMQQYTEHFLAAGYTAIEKVVQMTNDDIKRIGVRLPGHQKRIAYSLLGLKDQVNTVGIPI